Proteins encoded by one window of Xenopus tropicalis strain Nigerian chromosome 6, UCB_Xtro_10.0, whole genome shotgun sequence:
- the asns gene encoding asparagine synthetase [glutamine-hydrolyzing] (The RefSeq protein has 1 substitution compared to this genomic sequence): protein MCGIWALFGSDECLSVQCLSAMKIAHRGPDAFRFENVNGFTNCCFGFHRLAIVDQLYGMQPLRVKKFPYLWLCYNGEIYNFKQLEKNFGFEYQTLVDGEVILHLYSEHGIEKTAALLDGVFAFILLDTANRKVYLGRDSYGVRPLFRLLTDDGFLAVCSEAKGLIDLKHSMTSCPKVDPFPPGHYEVFDLKPSGKVTSVEVIKFHNFRDEPLHAAYDTLDKLQPGTDRETVKRNICCLFENAVRKRLMAHRRIGCLLSGGLDSSLVAATLIKLIKERNMHYPLQTFAVGTEDSPDLLAARKVALHIGSEHHEIMFDPEEGIQAVDEVIFSLETYDITTVRASVGMYLISKYIRKKTDSVVIFSGEGSDELTQGYIYFHKAPSAEEAAEDSERLLRELYLFDVLRADRTTAAHGLELRVPFLDHRLTAYYLSLPPELRIPKNGIEKYLLRESFEDSNLLPKDVLWRPKEAFSDGLTSVKKSWFSMLQEHIEQQVDNIVLEKAAENFPFNPPKTKEGYFYRQIFEKYYPGRAGWLTHYWMPRWISATDPSARTLKHYKSDTNE from the exons atgtgtggCATCTGGGCCCTTTTTGGCAGCGATGAATGCCTTTCAGTGCAATGCCTTAGTGCCATGAAGATTGCCCACAGAGGCCCTGATGCTTTTAGATTTGAGAATGTGAATGGTTTCACCAACTGTTGCTTTGGCTTCCATCGCTTGGCTATTGTTGACCAACTTTATGGCATGCAGCCTCTTCGTGTAAAGAAGTTCCCTTACTTATGGCTTTGCTACAATGGAGAGATTTACAATTTCAAGCAG TTGGAAAAAAATTTTGGATTTGAATATCAAACACTGGTGGATGGGGAAGTAATCCTTCACCTCTATAGTGAACATGGAATTGAAAAAACTGCTGCCTTATTGGATGGTGTATTTGCATTTATTCTCTTGGATACAGCAAACAGAAAAGTCTATTTGGGAAGGGACTCTTATGGTGTCAGGCCACTCTTCAGACTTTTGACTGATGATGGCTTTTTGGCAGTTTGCTCTGAAGCCAAAG GTCTTATTGACTTGAAGCATTCAATGACTTCATGTCCAAAGGTTGATCCTTTCCCACCAGGCCATTATGAAGTTTTTGATTTGAAACCTTCTGGAAAAGTGACATCGGTGGAAGTAATCAAATTTCATAATTTCAGAGATGAACCACTCCACGCAGCTTATGACACCTTAGATAAACTGCAACCAG GAACTGATCGTGAAACGGTAAAAAGGAACATTTGTTGTTTGTTTGAAAATGCCGTCAGAAAGCGGTTAATGGCACACAGAAGAATTGGCTGTCTTTTGTCAG GTGGTCTGGACTCAAGTTTGGTTGCTGCAACTCTTATAAAGCTAATAAAGGAGCGTAATATGCATTACCCCCTACAAACCTTTGCAGTAGGTACGGAAGATAGTCCTGACTTATTGGCAGCCAGAAAG GTAGCGTTGCATATTGGCAGTGAGCACCATGAAATCAtgtttgatccagaagaagggaTTCAAGCAGTAGATGAGGTTATCTTTTCCTTGGAAACCTATGACATTACCACTGTTCGTGCTTCTGTTG gaATGTACTTGATCTCCAAATATataaggaaaaaaacagacaGCGTGGTCATATTTTCTGGAGAGGGATCTGATGAGCTTACTCAAGGGTATATATATTTCCACAAG GCTCCTTCTGCTGAAGAGGCTGCAGAAGACAGTGAGCGATTACTAAGGGAACTTTACTTGTTTGATGTACTTCGTGCAGATAGGACAACGGCAGCGCATGG tcTAGAGCTCCGAGTGCCATTTTTAGATCATCGCCTTACTGCTTATTATCTTTCTTTGCCTCCAGAGCTTAGAATTCCTAAG AATGGAATAGAAAAATATCTCTTGAGAGAATCATTTGAAGATTCCAACCTGCTACCCAAAGACGTATTGTGGAGACCAAAGGAAGCATTTAGCGATGGTTTAACATCTGTGAAGAAATCATGGTTTTCTATGCTGCAAGAGCACATTGAACAACAG GTGGATAATATTGTGTTGGAAAAGGCAGCTGAAAAATTTCCTTTTAATCCACCTAAGACAAAGGAAGGCTACTTCTATCGCCAGATCTTTGAAAAGTATTACCCGGGGCGTGCTGGCTGGCTGACTCACTACTGGATGCCTCGATGGATTAGTGCAACAGATCCCTCTGCCCGCACACTAAAGCATTACAAGTCAGATACCAACGAATAA